A window of the Labrus mixtus chromosome 8, fLabMix1.1, whole genome shotgun sequence genome harbors these coding sequences:
- the xirp1 gene encoding xin actin-binding repeat-containing protein 1 isoform X2: MAEAARKITVSPSSHDDDDLPLPPPPPIPPRPLDYEGSSGSSLPVPPPKETFSGFYQERQKSELKRLFKHIHPDLRANLDVAVDDEILKAVQSENPQAADTGYQGEVQSMRWIFENWTLDNIGDTHETKKLLYDEELKGGDVRGTSSMFEHIDSTQQMSAKRQTSVRGDVRTSMWLFETQPLDSLNESKREEGELVEAVLKEPIQTGDVRGTRLLFESKPLSDLGRCNSVEDHSFLKLKSELQEQKGDVHKTLKLFQAEPCCAIRDKSGNIHEIKSICREEINSSNISTARWLFETQPLDLINKGTDGVKIIRGISLEEGHRGGVDQKRWMFETQSFDTIQEVVGEDNFKGTLAECAGGADVGNKRKLFEMQPLEALKGDSEEKSLEKEEVIGGDVKTSLWLFETQPMETLNDSYEVGCLKKVTISADEQGEVKDRKQIFESGSIKKNTSVKEQGIEKGDVKGFKNLFETIPLSKIAHSDEASVVKEQVIVAGNVKDNKATFETTPLYAIKDSSGNLHKVTTVSREELIKGKVQNYKWMFETKPLDKLAEGKENVEVIKGITRHEDTTGDFKMAKWLFETQTIDGIHSKFNQTEMNVSVEEESCKGDVKTCKWLFETKPMDILYDKSEKEHDKETIDNADVKSITWLFESQPLDNIKDGEEYNLKLCSTTQDSVKSGVGVQTVKHLFETETMDRIRRGANLEHDVRCVSQVNFQSGDVSRVKDIFESQSLDEIGSEMMTTWDQQSQDEQIEKGSVHTFTWMFENCPMNLINKDKNDANIQRVTDAESGDVQNKKFIFETSSLDKIQDQPIEQESDSVEQPVSNVDVKSSTMMFESMPLYAIRDKEGLFHEVTTVKKEEVMSGDVRGARWMFETKPLDAIKAENEVYVIRAVTQEDVKKGDVKSAKWKFETQPLDSLTPRDEPSVRVVEDLGSSNVQLNKQIFESEQSSKKFVRMVSVTDVQHGDVRTSTWLFENQAIDSLKGEPQEEGPVKTVHREDSQKGDVKRCTWMFESQPLDKIKESEGTSVQSSEEEIPKADVKCTTWLFETTPLDKILASSVADTLSYLYQMNYVHSSGIIIEANENKNVNMAKYSLESNEGVQIQKEDIVGGNIRNIMLQLMLKPTSNLKPQVCILRELEKGKVNTTVVELPIYQSSTTINLERDQRTQNIVQMIEEMLVQVKGLKKGIIMQETKEGQAEMSVYSLICNSETKTDSHVIEKGDVKSTIGSLLATANSQRTAASCIVDKNEKGNVNLYKSCIEKGDLHYLKSLHAEASGDEVDHSLLAEEHIEIVQGDVKEAKRSLCQQKDQVERTISDVLPGDVKNTKKVFSSECSINVENCLPKEEIIPGDISTAKQQLAEKQPVTVEKEDIVAGDIKATMQSLERAKQQSMLVEREIIKPGTIYDMDLSAEVPELENSHAQKEVIVSGDVKAAKKSLEMAKQQSMQVEREVVVPGKIYNVNVKTQEQSTSATTQSTCSSSSRCQQIKTNISKVSESGKARESYVSCEASQQSAVIVSNCAPVSQPPFVSYECNGQTTEDETEGIVRGDVKAAIRSLQSAATEQKLPDKEDIVRGNVQLALQSLEKSSVNVSKGDYKAAMIYRNSGRACSGRSETVHNQCVVVSMPPSDTKLSPSISVTYEGQPTITTQNPSPNPVANGYSNSSSPESVSPPPIPQKTSGKQQVQRPALPPKPQWTKSIVVEEQNTTSSPAPEIICPIKHKMKNSAIPPVQGKELPKPSTDKLPENTRPNKIGKETLHETYQERCFDEEVQNSDQATEHLPTDSKAQDIKKSKKTTPSTGNKSDCQGMILNNYEGVMERNVIQKINAAEEIQICMKNYAEEGKHEMNMSLQAALKNFERKESHTLDKRIPSSSKKVKLIQDNLSDHEKTNKAKTQQNQSHPKPPERQINLEEKVVLREKKVKETDDQRRQRLSVHKDEIMKGNVEAAMEIFDNLRKREELKGILSQVQEIEGETSNADVSSLKTIYDNVPAWIDTPSRNAQRRKTEEKKVEAEPQDDDLESISSVETAFEDLEKASKEIMNLKEQTLAKLLDIEESIKKALYSVSNLKSEADIAGLSGLFDESLKSDQNFQPVNNIRKISIVSSKAKSGQIKEKSDVNLQTTLDSSQSTEGVPRKVHNKPLIRQSSSQSSPSFISIHSAARKPVEQPKSTMSTFNPKTDSHSHSCPDASSDLGLESVAVDTSKGGHSPAQRKVSVLEVKTVPEQPAGIIGKKTVSEMYEETDGFGNVFVSSVTSTVVTKHSDSKSSALFEVVGSPARYEVMTSPLIRRSGRPFDDKVLSNPKEEGTVFVTFSQPKEKQ, encoded by the coding sequence ATGGCTGAAGCAGCTAGGAAAATCACAGTGTCACCATCATCTCATGATGACGACGACCTGCctctccccccacctcctcccatACCACCAAGGCCCCTTGACTATGAAGGGTCTTCAGGAAGTAGTCTTCCTGTGCCTCCACCCAAAGAAACCTTCTCTGGGTTCTACCAAGAACGACAAAAAAGTGAGCTTAAGAGGCTCTTCAAGCACATTCACCCGGACCTAAGGGCAAATCTTGATGTTGCAGTGGATGATGAGATATTAAAGGCGGTGCAGTCCGAAAACCCTCAGGCAGCGGACACAGGTTATCAGGGGGAAGTCCAATCAATGAGGTGGATCTTTGAGAACTGGACTCTGGACAACATTGGGGATACACATGAAACCAAGAAGTTGTTGTATGATGAAGAGCTGAAAGGTGGAGATGTTAGAGGCACCTCCTCTATGTTCGAGCACATTGACAGCACCCAACAAATGTCTGCCAAAAGACAGACTTCAGTCAGGGGTGATGTGAGAACATCAATGTGGCTGTTTGAGACCCAGCCCTTAGATTCTCTAAATGAATCAAAGAGAGAAGAAGGTGAGCTGGTTGAAGCAGTGCTGAAAGAACCGATCCAGACTGGAGATGTGAGAGGGACTCGGCTGCTCTTTGAGTCTAAACCACTGAGTGACTTGGGACGCTGCAACTCTGTAGAAGACCACAGCTTCCTAAAACTGAAATCTGAGCTTCAGGAGCAGAAAGGAGATGTCCATAAAACGTTAAAACTCTTCCAGGCAGAACCCTGCTGTGCCATCAGGGACAAGAGTGGCAATATCCATGAGATCAAATCTATCTGCAGGGAGGAGATCAACAGCAGTAACATCAGCACTGCGCGTTGGCTTTTTGAAACACAGCCACTGGACCTGATTAATAAGGGAACTGATGGGGTAAAAATTATTCGGGGTATCTCTCTGGAAGAGGGTCACAGAGGAGGAGTTGACCAGAAGAGATGGATGTTTGAAACTCAGTCATTTGACACAATACAAGAGGTTGTTGGAGAGGACAACTTTAAAGGAACATTGGCTGAATGTGCAGGAGGGGCAGACGTTGGGAACAAGAGAAAACTCTTTGAAATGCAACCGTTAGAAGCACTGAAAGGAGACTCTGAAGAAAAGTCTTTGGAAAAAGAGGAAGTCATTGGAGGAGATGTAAAAACTTCTCTGTGGCTATTTGAAACTCAACCCATGGAGACTCTTAATGATAGCTATGAAGTTGGGTGTTTGAAGAAAGTCACCATTTCAGCTGACGAACAAGGAgaagtaaaagacagaaaacaaatatttgagaGTGGAAGTATTAAGAAGAACACCTCAGTCAAGGAACAAGGGATTGAGAAAGGTGATGTTAAAGGAttcaaaaacctttttgaaacaaTTCCTTTGAGCAAAATTGCTCATTCTGATGAGGCATCAGTAGTGAAGGAACAAGTTATTGTTGCAGGGAATGTAAAAGACAACAAAGCAACATTTGAGACAACTCCCTTATATGCAATAAAGGACAGCTCCGGAAACCTACATAAAGTCACAACAGTCAGCCGGGAAGAATTAATCAAAGGGAAGGTCCAAAACTACAAGTGGATGTTTGAGACTAAGCCTTTAGACAAACTTGcagaggggaaagaaaatgttgaggTCATCAAAGGCATCACGAGACATGAGGACACAACTGGCGATTTCAAGATGGCAAAGTGGCTTTTTGAGACACAGACAATAGATGGGATCCATTCCAAGTTCAACCAGACAGAGATGAACGTTTCTGTTGAAGAAGAGTCTTGTAAAGGTGACGTAAAGACCTGTAAATGGTTGTTTGAGACAAAACCAATGGACATTCTGTATGACAAATCGGAAAAAGAACATGATAAAGAAACCATTGACAATGCTGATGTTAAGTCCATTACTTGGCTTTTTGAGTCACAGCCTCTTGACAACATCAAAGATGGAGAAGAATACAACTTGAAGCTCTGCAGCACCACACAGGATTCTGTCAAATCAGGTGTTGGTGTGCAAACAGTAAAACATCTTTTCGAAACAGAAACCATGGATAGAATAAGAAGGGGTGCAAATCTTGAACATGATGTGAGATGTGTCAGCCAGGTCAACTTTCAGTCTGGAGATGTCTCACGAGTCAAagacatttttgaatcccaGTCTCTGGATGAAATAGGGTCAGAAATGATGACAACATGGGATCAACAGAGCCAAGATGAACAGATTGAAAAAGGTTCAGTCCATACATTTACTTGGATGTTTGAGAACTGTCCCATGAACCTGATCAATAAGGACAAAAATGATGCAAATATTCAGAGAGTCACTGATGCAGAGAGTGGTGATGTTCAGAACAAAAAGTTTATATTTGAAACCTCCTCACTGGACAAAATCCAAGATCAACCCATTGAACAGGAGTCAGACTCTGTGGAACAGCCTGTGAGCAATGTTGATGTAAAGTCAAGCACCATGATGTTTGAGTCCATGCCACTGTATGCCATAAGAGACAAAGAGGGCCTGTTTCATGAAGTTACAACTGTGAAGAAAGAGGAGGTAATGAGTGGTGACGTAAGAGGAGCAAGATGGATGTTCGAGACGAAACCCCTTGATGCAATCAAGGCAGAGAATGAAGTTTATGTGATCAGAGCTGTCACCCAAGAGGACGTCAAGAAAGGAGACGTAAAATCGGCAAAGTGGAAATTTGAGACCCAACCCTTGGACTCCCTTACCCCCCGAGACGAGCCCTCTGTCAGAGTCGTTGAAGACTTAGGAAGTAGTAATGTGCAGCtcaataaacaaatatttgaatctGAGCAATCAAGCAAGAAGTTTGTGCGAATGGTTAGTGTAACTGATGTCCAGCATGGTGATGTCAGGACATCCACTTGGCTCTTTGAGAATCAAGCCATCGACAGTCTAAAAGGGGAACCTCAGGAGGAAGGTCCAGTTAAAACAGTCCACAGAGAAGACAGCCAGAAAGGAGATGTGAAACGCTGCACTTGGATGTTTGAATCACAGCCGCTGGACAAAATCAAGGAGTCTGAGGGGACATCAGTGCAAAGTTCTGAAGAGGAGATACCAAAAGCTGATGTGAAGTGCACCACCTGGCTTTTTGAGACTACTCCCCTGGACAAAATCCTTGCAAGCAGTGTCGCTGACACCCTGTCCTATCTGTACCAAATGAACTATGTTCACTCAAGTGGCATCATAATAGAAGCAAATGAGAACAAGAATGTTAACATGGCAAAGTATTCACTTGAAAGTAATGAAGGTGTGCAAATCCAGAAAGAAGATATTGTCGGGGGTAACATCAGGAACATCATGCTACAACTAATGCTCAAACCAACATCCAACCTAAAGCCCCAAGTTTGTATTCTCAGAGAACTGGAGAAGGGAAAAGTCAACACCACTGTAGTTGAACTTCCAATTTACCAGTCATCCACGACTATCAACCTGGAGAGGGATCAGAGAACACAAAACATTGTCCAGATGATCGAGGAAATGCTTGTTCAAGTTAAGGGTCTGAAAAAAGGAATCATAATGCAAGAGACTAAAGAGGGACAAGCGGAAATGTCAGTTTATTCACTTATCTGCAATTCTGAAACAAAAACCGACAGTCATGTTATAGAAAAGGGAGATGTTAAGTCTACAATTGGAAGTCTTTTAGCTACGGCCAATAGTCAGAGGACTGCTGCATCATGTATAGTGGACAAAAACGAAAAGGGAAATGTGAATTTGTACAAAAGTTGCATTGAGAAAGGAGATCTGCACTATCTGAAAAGTCTTCATGCTGAGGCATCAGGAGATGAAGTTGATCACAGCCTTTTGGCTGAGGAACATATCGAAATAGTTCAAGGGGATGTGAAGGAAGCAAAAAGAAGTCTTTGTCAGCAAAAAGACCAAGTAGAGCGAACCATTTCTGATGTTTTGCCAGGGGATGTAAAGAATACTAAAAAGGTTTTTTCATCTGAGTGCTCCATCAATGTTGAAAACTGTCTcccaaaagaagaaataatccCTGGGGACATCTCAACAGCAAAGCAACAACTTGCAGAAAAGCAACCTGTCACTGTAGAAAAAGAGGACATTGTGGCTGGTGACATCAAGGCAACAATGCAGTCATTGGAACGTGCAAAGCAACAGAGCATGCTGGTTGAGCGGGAGATCATTAAACCTGGAACTATCTATGACATGGACTTGTCAGCTGAAGTTCCTGAATTAGAAAATAGCCATGCACAAAAAGAGGTCATTGTATCCGGAGAtgtaaaagcagcaaaaaagTCCCTGGAAATGGCCAAGCAGCAGAGCATGCAGGTGGAACGTGAAGTCGTTGTCCCTGGAAAAATATACAACGTGAATGTCAAAACACAAGAGCAAAGCACGTCAGCAACGACGCAATCAACATGTTCGTCTTCCTCCAGATGTCAGCAAATcaagacaaacatttcaaaggtCAGTGAATCAGGGAAAGCTAGGGAAAGCTATGTTTCCTGTGAGGCTAGTCAACAAAGTGCAGTTATAGTTAGTAATTGTGCACCAGTATCACAGCCACCATTTGTAAGTTATGAGTGTAATGGTCAGACAACAGAAGATGAGACAGAAGGAATTGTCAGGGGAGATGTGAAGGCAGCTATTAGGTCTCTGCAGAGTGCTGCAACAGAGCAGAAGCTCCCAGATAAAGAAGATATTGTAAGAGGTAATGTCCAATTGGCTCTGCAATCTCTTGAAAAGTCTAGTGTAAATGTATCCAAAGGAGACTATAAAGCTGCAATGATATACAGAAATTCAGGGAGGGCTTGCTCAGGTAGGAGCGAGACTGTTCACAATCAATGTGTTGTGGTGTCTATGCCTCCATCTGACACAAAACTGTCTCCTTCAATTTCAGTAACCTATGAAGGACAACCAACCATTACAACACAGAATCCATCACCCAACCCCGTAGCAAATGGATACTCTAATTCATCCAGCCCTGAGAGTGTATCTCCACCTCCAATCCCTCAAAAAACAAGTGGGAAACAGCAAGTGCAGAGGCCAGCTTTACCACCAAAGCCCCAGTGGACGAAATCAATAGTTGTGGAAGAACAGAATACTACATCGAGTCCTGCTCCTGAAATCATTTGCCccattaaacacaaaatgaaaaattcagCGATTCCACCAGTTCAAGGCAAAGAACTCCCAAAACCTTCTACAGATAAACTACCAGAAAACACAAGACCCAACAAAATAGGTAAAGAGACCTTGCATGAAACCTACCAAGAAAGATGTTTTGATGAAGAAGTGCAAAACTCAGATCAGGCAACTGAACATCTACCAACGGACTCCAAAGCCCAGGACATTAAGAAATCTAAGAAAACAACACCATCTACAGGAAACAAATCAGACTGCCAAGGGATGATATTAAACAACTATGAAGGGGTAATGGAGAGAAATgtaatacagaaaataaatgcagCTGAAGAGATACAAATATGTATGAAGAATTACGCAGAAGAAGGTAAACATGAAATGAACATGAGCCTGCAGGCCGCACTCAAGAACTTTGAAAGGAAAGAAAGTCACACTCTGGACAAAAGAATCCCTTCATCGTCCAAGAAGGTCAAACTAATTCAAGACAATTTAAGTGATCATGAAAAAACCAACAAAGCCAAAACTCAACAAAACCAATCACATCCCAAACCTCCAGAGAGACAAATCAACCTTGAGGAGAAAGTTGTTTtaagagaaaagaaagtaaaGGAGACAGATGACCAACGACGACAAAGACTTTCTGTCCACAAGGACGAGATCATGAAAGGAAATGTGGAAGCAGCGATGGAAATCTTTGACAATTTGAGAAAACGAGAGGAACTCAAAGGAATCCTGAGTCAAGTACAAGAGATAGAGGGTGAGACCAGCAATGCAGATGTTAGCTCATTGAAGACAATATATGACAATGTCCCTGCTTGGATAGATACACCTAGTAGAAATGCACAGCGAAGAAAAACTGAGGAAAAGAAAGTTGAAGCAGAGCCACAGGACGATGATCTGGAAAGCATCTCCTCGGTTGAGACTGCATTTGAGGATCTGGAAAAGGCAAGCAAAGAAATAATGAATCTGAAAGAACAAACATTAGCAAAACTTCTAGACATTGAAGAGTCAATTAAAAAGGCTTTGTATTCAGTCTCCAATCTGAAATCTGAGGCAGACATTGCAGGATTGTCAGGACTATTTGACGAGTCTTTGAAATCTGATCAAAACTTTCAACCAGTCAACAACATCAGGAAAATAAGTATCGTGTCAAGCAAAGCCAAATCAGgtcaaatcaaagaaaagtcTGATGTGAATTTGCAAACAACTTTAGATTCAAGTCAATCTACAGAAGGAGTACCCAGGAAAGTGCACAATAAGCCACTCATCAGACAGTCTTCATCCCAGTCTTCCCCTTCATTCATCTCCATTCACTCAGCTGCCAGGAAGCCTGTTGAACAACCAAAGTCGACCATGTCAACCTTTAATCCAAAAACAGATAGTCATTCTCATAGTTGCCCTGATGCAAGTAGTGATCTGGGACTGGAGTCTGTTGCTGTAGACACTTCAAAAGGTGGTCACAGTCCTGCACAACGCAAGGTCAGTGTTCTTGAGGTAAAAACTGTCCCAGAGCAACCAGCAGGAATAATTGGCAAAAAGACTGTGAGCGAAATGTATGAAGAAACCGATGGCTTTGGCAATGTATTTGTTTCCTCTGTGACTTCAACTGTTGTCACCAAACATTCAGACAGCAAATCATCTGCACTTTTTGAAGTAGTTGGAAGTCCAGCCAGATATGAAGTCATGACTTCCCCATTAATTCGAAGATCTGGACGCCCATTTGATGACAAAGTGTTGAGCAACCCCAAGGAGGAGGGGACAGTGTTTGTCACATTCAGCCAACCAAAGGAAAAGCAATAG